Proteins from a genomic interval of Chloroflexota bacterium:
- a CDS encoding glucose 1-dehydrogenase, translated as MLADKFRLNGKVAVITGSGKGIGRGIGLVFAEAGANVAFAARTEKDIQAAAEKAKAFGVQAIAVPCDVKYDSQLQNLVDKTIQTFGKIDIVVNNAGGSLPKPIPQITRQQFAEDFDFNVGSALSFARICLPHLKESKGCVINISSAAGRLVAPYFINYAASKAALTFMTRLMAAELAPDVRVNAIAPGFIPTDATAGFYDKATFQKMSVMNPLRTPGDVEDVALAALYLASPAARWVTGKILEIDGGT; from the coding sequence ATGCTGGCAGACAAGTTCAGGCTGAACGGTAAGGTGGCAGTCATAACGGGCTCTGGTAAGGGCATTGGTCGAGGCATCGGCCTAGTCTTTGCCGAGGCCGGGGCCAATGTAGCCTTCGCTGCAAGAACAGAGAAGGATATTCAGGCCGCCGCAGAAAAGGCGAAGGCATTCGGCGTGCAAGCCATCGCTGTTCCGTGCGATGTCAAGTATGACAGTCAACTGCAAAATCTGGTTGACAAGACCATTCAGACCTTTGGCAAGATTGATATTGTGGTCAACAATGCTGGAGGGAGTTTGCCCAAACCGATCCCCCAGATTACCCGCCAGCAATTCGCTGAAGATTTTGATTTCAACGTCGGCTCGGCCCTTTCTTTTGCCCGCATTTGCCTGCCGCATCTGAAAGAAAGCAAGGGTTGTGTCATCAACATAAGCTCGGCGGCGGGACGGTTGGTAGCGCCTTATTTCATTAACTATGCTGCCAGCAAGGCCGCCCTTACCTTTATGACCAGACTAATGGCTGCTGAGCTGGCCCCGGATGTGAGGGTGAACGCTATCGCCCCAGGGTTCATACCGACAGATGCCACGGCTGGCTTCTACGATAAGGCCACGTTTCAGAAGATGTCCGTCATGAACCCGTTGAGGACGCCCGGCGATGTAGAAGATGTTGCTCTGGCTGCTCTGTACCTGGCATCGCCGGCAGCCAGATGGGTGACAGGCAAGATTTTGGAAATTGATGGCGGTACTTAG
- a CDS encoding 4Fe-4S dicluster domain-containing protein, with product MVIWNEEKCDGCGICVHFCPVDALKSWGVIEIDREKCTDCQECIGACPVDALEVKE from the coding sequence ATGGTTATCTGGAATGAAGAGAAATGTGATGGGTGTGGCATCTGCGTGCATTTTTGTCCTGTGGATGCGCTGAAAAGCTGGGGAGTGATCGAAATAGACCGAGAGAAGTGCACCGATTGCCAGGAATGTATTGGGGCCTGCCCTGTGGATGCGCTGGAGGTCAAGGAATGA
- a CDS encoding NAD(P)/FAD-dependent oxidoreductase, producing the protein MPGMYWGLPCGCAGGQGMKQVKYDIVVIGSGIGGTTSAALLAKAGYKTLVVEKLPFAGGRCATLDYHGYKINTGLNTVTQECHGALCREVGAEFEMRITENEWVYRIKGKDYPQPKSGKGVLKVMIGHAARDDAEAERVMQAIKRGIGWAEPSYSMSLDEWLRQYTDNPAILGMFQNYVAAAGAIRNSELPAGEYFRMMREIDASGRVWGHLPLGGGQLTDSLLKAIKGRGGEVWACCPAVQINVKGGVATGAVVRKDSEDIEIIAQAVGW; encoded by the coding sequence TTGCCAGGAATGTATTGGGGCCTGCCCTGTGGATGCGCTGGAGGTCAAGGAATGAAGCAGGTCAAATACGACATAGTGGTTATTGGCAGCGGGATAGGGGGCACTACTTCGGCAGCCCTGCTGGCTAAGGCAGGCTACAAGACCCTGGTGGTGGAGAAGCTGCCCTTTGCCGGAGGTCGATGCGCCACGCTCGACTACCATGGCTACAAAATAAACACTGGATTGAATACGGTTACTCAGGAATGCCACGGAGCGTTGTGCCGGGAGGTGGGCGCTGAGTTTGAGATGCGTATCACCGAGAACGAATGGGTCTACCGCATTAAGGGAAAGGACTATCCGCAGCCCAAGTCGGGCAAAGGTGTCCTGAAAGTCATGATTGGCCACGCTGCTCGCGATGATGCTGAGGCGGAAAGGGTGATGCAGGCCATCAAGCGGGGCATCGGCTGGGCGGAGCCTTCTTACTCTATGTCCCTGGACGAATGGCTGAGGCAATATACGGACAATCCAGCCATATTGGGCATGTTCCAGAACTACGTGGCCGCAGCAGGCGCCATAAGGAACTCCGAGTTACCTGCTGGTGAGTATTTTCGCATGATGCGGGAGATTGACGCGTCCGGCAGAGTCTGGGGTCACCTTCCTCTAGGGGGCGGCCAGCTAACGGATTCCCTGCTGAAGGCTATCAAGGGGAGGGGAGGGGAGGTGTGGGCCTGTTGCCCGGCAGTGCAGATAAATGTGAAGGGTGGGGTAGCTACCGGCGCGGTTGTGAGAAAGGACAGCGAGGACATTGAGATCATTGCCCAGGCGGTGGGGTGGTGA
- a CDS encoding FAD-dependent oxidoreductase, which translates to MSDAGAKRTVGLVGKEHFPSGYLKDVAAIKGAPQTIIYFTHDRPLIEANSVICLTEARRVFMMSTNTNICPERAPKGKHLSGAAAYLGSSLPPLDIKKEVELVLQDLRDNIPGFDKYAQVMRININRGDWGLMKTWPGYTVPVKTPVVGLYTVGDDAGPLGWWCSPAAVMSGRRAVEDITRRYRPA; encoded by the coding sequence GTGAGCGATGCGGGAGCCAAGCGCACTGTGGGTTTGGTGGGCAAAGAACATTTCCCCTCTGGGTATCTGAAGGATGTGGCGGCTATAAAAGGCGCTCCTCAAACCATTATTTACTTTACCCATGATAGACCTCTCATCGAGGCCAACTCTGTGATATGTCTGACTGAGGCACGACGGGTCTTCATGATGAGCACTAACACCAACATCTGCCCGGAGAGGGCACCCAAAGGAAAGCATCTATCAGGGGCGGCGGCCTACCTTGGCTCCTCTTTACCACCCCTCGACATCAAAAAAGAGGTGGAGCTGGTCCTTCAGGACCTGAGGGACAACATACCAGGCTTTGACAAGTATGCTCAGGTAATGAGAATCAACATCAACCGAGGGGATTGGGGGCTGATGAAAACCTGGCCCGGCTACACCGTACCTGTGAAGACGCCTGTTGTAGGGCTATATACAGTGGGTGATGATGCGGGCCCCTTGGGTTGGTGGTGCTCACCTGCTGCGGTGATGAGCGGACGCCGGGCCGTGGAAGATATTACCCGGCGCTATAGACCTGCCTGA
- a CDS encoding DUF1893 domain-containing protein, protein MDRRVFDEFLASADTLRVYKDAALVFASRKGALLALIEYIDGFAADHQGVVILDKVMGNAAALLSIKAGCREVFSPLGSRLAIATLERYNIRYHLDQVVFHIRQAQGEGMCPMERLSLDKSPEEFYALVKERLNRR, encoded by the coding sequence ATGGACAGGCGTGTGTTCGACGAGTTCCTGGCAAGCGCTGACACCCTCCGCGTATACAAGGATGCAGCGCTTGTCTTTGCATCCAGAAAAGGGGCGCTGCTGGCGCTCATCGAGTACATTGATGGGTTTGCCGCTGACCACCAGGGAGTCGTCATATTAGACAAGGTCATGGGCAATGCTGCGGCCTTGCTGTCGATCAAGGCAGGCTGCCGGGAAGTATTCAGCCCGTTAGGAAGCCGACTTGCCATTGCCACTCTCGAAAGATATAACATCAGGTACCATCTCGACCAGGTTGTGTTTCATATTCGGCAAGCTCAGGGAGAGGGGATGTGTCCCATGGAAAGGCTTTCGCTGGACAAAAGCCCTGAAGAATTCTATGCTCTCGTAAAGGAAAGGTTGAATAGGCGGTGA
- a CDS encoding DUF2284 domain-containing protein — MARVSRRITLDLDVGKRERDLENYREIALRSGATKAKIVSTSEIPVDEKVTLKCQVPRCISYGVSAHCPPHTLRAKELRKMLKSYHKAIFFTKDLPARIMGASEQTYQDLIAAYLDIYRIVSEVESQAFYDGYYLAVGFAAGSCRHTLCAGQDTCAALEGQSCRHYFRARPSMEAVGIDVFHMVAAAGWDIYPIGMDASIEAIPKGTIAGIIIVY; from the coding sequence ATTGCCAGAGTTTCACGTAGAATAACTCTTGATTTGGATGTGGGGAAACGTGAGCGTGACTTGGAAAACTACAGAGAGATAGCCCTGCGATCGGGGGCTACAAAGGCTAAGATCGTCAGTACCAGTGAAATTCCGGTAGACGAGAAGGTGACTCTGAAGTGTCAGGTTCCCAGATGCATCTCTTATGGTGTAAGCGCTCATTGCCCTCCACACACGCTGAGAGCGAAAGAACTGCGGAAGATGCTGAAGAGCTACCACAAGGCCATATTTTTCACCAAGGATCTCCCCGCCAGAATTATGGGAGCAAGCGAGCAGACGTATCAAGACCTGATCGCCGCGTACCTCGACATTTACAGAATTGTCAGCGAGGTCGAGTCCCAAGCCTTCTATGATGGCTACTACTTAGCCGTTGGTTTTGCTGCTGGATCATGCCGGCATACGCTGTGCGCTGGGCAGGACACCTGTGCGGCTTTGGAAGGGCAGAGTTGCAGGCACTATTTCAGAGCCAGGCCTTCTATGGAAGCCGTCGGCATTGATGTCTTTCACATGGTCGCAGCCGCAGGGTGGGATATCTATCCCATCGGAATGGATGCATCGATTGAGGCAATCCCGAAAGGGACCATTGCTGGAATCATCATCGTCTATTGA
- the efp gene encoding elongation factor P yields MEISDVHKNSKVLIDGIPYEVEDMEFMKPGKGRAIYRLKLRNLSDGSTIERTYHSGDRIDEARISTHEMQYLYQEDDHYIFMDTETFEQHFLSGVQLGNKKHFLKQGVVVAIQMMGDKPLGINMPTFVELEVMGSGIGDKKDTFSAQTKAAVLETGYTIAVPTFIKEHDIIKVDTRTGTYVERVSTRK; encoded by the coding sequence ATGGAAATCTCAGACGTACATAAGAACAGCAAGGTCCTGATCGATGGCATTCCCTATGAGGTGGAAGACATGGAATTCATGAAGCCAGGGAAAGGCCGCGCCATCTACCGCCTCAAGCTGCGAAACCTGTCTGACGGCAGCACCATCGAGCGTACGTATCACTCAGGCGATAGGATTGATGAGGCTCGTATAAGCACCCATGAGATGCAATACCTCTACCAGGAAGATGATCACTATATATTCATGGACACTGAAACCTTCGAGCAGCATTTCCTTAGCGGAGTACAGTTGGGCAACAAGAAGCACTTTCTCAAGCAGGGTGTGGTGGTTGCCATACAGATGATGGGTGACAAGCCCCTAGGCATAAATATGCCTACCTTTGTGGAGCTCGAGGTGATGGGAAGCGGGATCGGCGATAAGAAGGATACCTTTAGCGCCCAGACTAAGGCCGCCGTCCTGGAAACAGGCTATACCATCGCAGTCCCCACCTTCATCAAAGAACACGATATCATCAAGGTTGATACCCGCACCGGAACGTATGTAGAACGGGTAAGCACCAGGAAGTGA